In the genome of Punica granatum isolate Tunisia-2019 unplaced genomic scaffold, ASM765513v2 Contig00012, whole genome shotgun sequence, one region contains:
- the LOC116189756 gene encoding uncharacterized protein LOC116189756 isoform X1: protein MNDSVHSQEGNLGPYLAATMGPSGSNGQLAPRTIRVQKFAEARGPELERLHSIVAQRLGNNFRSQRNKRRRTTSHDNQASNRRRRKRQKGLQCDNPELKTQEKLPRRVRRRNELRMNPQSGFSTSGDGTKRLRTHVWNAKRFTMTKLWGFHLPLGLHGRGRGSRALLKRCREGVVVHDASYHLAVQLDGPEDSLISILRMVLVPSPRGHPIDGRPSVLCGSTYESAMLHHVGEPTGRPICPVICIWRPLNEKNLENAELDYSDNGHTEPRNSEGSKLFRQLWVWIHASAFGEGYNALKSACQKEMDAKSISINCFSLEGRIAKLELMGSGAFQLLKKILHPISCVPGKSFQLKKHSEAVSNDDKMKDHSSLKEEQFSDSTVLSLVVKDPRAYREEGVTDVKSVTTTKVEFTSPVQVEEHTIPSDDHGVSPPSSLVYPEIEDLWDASRGIKPPVDESVLCQERHDKRLEFYCLSDPNCRTSSTLEAFQSSTCPIMLLRKHSQAHSQEHTSLGWFIILPLSWVKAFWVPLVTMGAHAIGLREKRWISCEASLPYFPSDFPDCSAYTSLVAAEAAASSSKADLRPRKLRPMKIPIPLPWSTVQTAYDEVPSLEGNSQIPAGREIYNMRTSRELGLFNERFGGHLLLFPHGVGNEGSLQKALINEVVPCQDGIIQFKDEKKLYFLRVILRAFREGAFEEGAVVCTPHFSDISLWSSRPENYGKGLQISESAVASYFKEESSGTWVLQTPLDPLARESHRRGIGFVTTGFVRGSKKPAAVAICEATSLARLRAEQWSEMHVKRRKEEIYVLVRNLRSSAYRLALATIVLEHQKEDVKSL from the exons ATGAATGACTCCGTCCACAGCCAAG AAGGAAATCTCGGACCGTATTTAGCAGCAACTATGGGCCCGAGTGGAAGCAACGGACAACTGGCTCCTCGGACGATACGTGTGCAGAAATTTGCTGAGGCTAGAGGCCCTGAACTTGAGAGACTTCACTCAATTGTTGCCCAGCGGCTTGGCAACAATTTCCGGTCTCAGAGAAACAAGAGGAGGAGGACCACTTCTCATGATAACCAAGCTTCGaatagaagaagaaggaagaggcaAAAGGGCTTACAATGTGACAATCCTGAACTCAAAACCCAAGAAAAGCTTCCTCGCCGCGTTAGGCGTAGGAACGAGCTCAGGATGAATCCTCAAAGCGGTTTCTCTACCTCTGGGGATGGAACGAAGAGGTTGAGAACACATGTGTGGAATGCCAAGAGGTTTACTATGACCAAGTTATGGGGGTTTCACCTTCCTCTTGGTTTGCATGGCAG AGGGAGAGGTTCAAGGGCTCTCTTGAAAAGGTGCAGGGAAGGAGTAGTTGTGCATGATGCTAGCTACCATCTTGCTGTCCAATTGGACGGTCCAGAG GATTCGTTAATATCAATCTTGAGGATGGTACTGGTTCCCTCTCCTCGCGGGCATCCTATAGATGGGCGGCCTTCTGTTCTATGTGGCTCTACATACGAAAGTGCAATG CTTCACCACGTTGGAGAACCAACAGGTCGGCCAATTTGTCCAGTTATCTGTATATGGCGACCTTTGAATGAGAAGAATTTAGAAAATGCTGAACTAGATTATTCTGATAATGGCCATACTGAACCACGGAATAGTGAGGGCTCCAAACTATTTCGCCAGCTGTGGGTGTGGATACATGCTTCAGCTTTTGGAGAAGGATATAACGCTTTGAAATCTGCATGTCAGAAGGAG ATGGATGCAAAGAGTATTTCCATCAACTGCTTTTCACTCGAGGGTCGCATTGCAAAATTAGAACTCATGGGATCAGGGGCTTTTCAACTTCTCAAAAAGATATTGCATCCCATTTCATG TGTTCCAGGAAAATCTTTTCAGTTGAAGAAGCATTCAGAAGCTGTCAGCAATGATGACAAGATGAAGGATCATTCGTCTCTTAAAGAGGAGCAATTTTCTGACTCCACAGTTCTGTCCCTAGTAGTGAAGGACCCAAGGGCATATAGGGAGGAAGGAGTTACCGATGTTAAATCGGTAACTACTACTAAAGTTGAGTTTACATCGCCTGTTCAAGTTGAAGAGCATACAATACCTTCAGATGACCATGGAGTGTCACCCCCTTCATCACTTGTATATCCTGAAATTGAAGATTTATGGGATGCTAGTAGAGGAATAAAACCACCAGTGGACGAGAGTGTCCTTTGCCAGGAGAGACATGACAAGCGTCTGGAATTTTATTGCCTTAGTGATCCAAACTGCAGGACTTCGAGTACTTTGGAAGCCTTTCAGTCTTCAACATGCCCTATTATGCTTCTGAGGAAACACAGCCAAGCACACAGCCAAGAGCACACATCACTGGG ATGGTTCATTATACTCCCCTTGAGTTGGGTCAAGGCGTTTTGGGTTCCTCTTGTTACTATGGGGGCTCATGCAATCGGATTGAGGGAGAAACGCTGGATCTCGTGTGAA GCTAGTCTTCCATATTTTCCTTCTGATTTCCCTGACTGCAGTGCGTACACTTCCTTAGTGGCAGCTGAAGCTGCTGCTTCTAGTTCAAAAGCAGATCTTCGGCCTCGTAAATTAAGACCTATGAAAATTCCCATTCCACTTCCTTGGAGTACTGTTCAAACTGCTTATGACGAAGTACCTTCTTTGGAGGGAAATTCTCAGATCCCAGCGGGGAGAGAAATATATAACATGAGGACATCTCGTGAACTtggtttatttaatgaaaGGTTTGGTGGTCATTTGCTTCTATTTCCTCATGGAGTGGGGAATGAGGGGAGCCTGCAAAAGGCTTTGATTAATGAAGTTGTACCGTGCCAAGATGGCATAATTCAATTCAAGGATGAAAAGAAGTTATATTTCCTTAGAGTCATTCTGCGCGCTTTCAGAGAAGGTGCTTTTGAAGAAGGAGCAGTTGTGTGCACTCCTCATTTCTCTGACATATCGTTGTGGTCTTCAAG GCCAGAGAACTATGGAAAAGGACTGCAAATTTCCGAATCGGCTGTGGCGTCATACTTTAAGGAGGAGTCCTCTGGCACATGGGTCCTCCAAACACCATTGGACCCGCTTGCAAGGGAATCTCACCGTCGGGGAATTGGATTTGTCACCACAGGGTTCGTCCGAGGGAG TAAGAAGCCTGCTGCTGTGGCTATCTGCGAGGCAACCTCGCTAGCTCGACTCAGAGCAGAGCAATGGAGTGAAATGCACGTGAAGCGGAggaaggaagaaatatatgtcCTGGTCCGGAACTTGAGGTCATCTGCTTATAGGCTTGCTCTCGCCACAATTGTCTTGGAACATCAGAAAGAAGATGTAAAGTCATTGTAA
- the LOC116189756 gene encoding uncharacterized protein LOC116189756 isoform X2 — protein sequence MNDSVHSQGNLGPYLAATMGPSGSNGQLAPRTIRVQKFAEARGPELERLHSIVAQRLGNNFRSQRNKRRRTTSHDNQASNRRRRKRQKGLQCDNPELKTQEKLPRRVRRRNELRMNPQSGFSTSGDGTKRLRTHVWNAKRFTMTKLWGFHLPLGLHGRGRGSRALLKRCREGVVVHDASYHLAVQLDGPEDSLISILRMVLVPSPRGHPIDGRPSVLCGSTYESAMLHHVGEPTGRPICPVICIWRPLNEKNLENAELDYSDNGHTEPRNSEGSKLFRQLWVWIHASAFGEGYNALKSACQKEMDAKSISINCFSLEGRIAKLELMGSGAFQLLKKILHPISCVPGKSFQLKKHSEAVSNDDKMKDHSSLKEEQFSDSTVLSLVVKDPRAYREEGVTDVKSVTTTKVEFTSPVQVEEHTIPSDDHGVSPPSSLVYPEIEDLWDASRGIKPPVDESVLCQERHDKRLEFYCLSDPNCRTSSTLEAFQSSTCPIMLLRKHSQAHSQEHTSLGWFIILPLSWVKAFWVPLVTMGAHAIGLREKRWISCEASLPYFPSDFPDCSAYTSLVAAEAAASSSKADLRPRKLRPMKIPIPLPWSTVQTAYDEVPSLEGNSQIPAGREIYNMRTSRELGLFNERFGGHLLLFPHGVGNEGSLQKALINEVVPCQDGIIQFKDEKKLYFLRVILRAFREGAFEEGAVVCTPHFSDISLWSSRPENYGKGLQISESAVASYFKEESSGTWVLQTPLDPLARESHRRGIGFVTTGFVRGSKKPAAVAICEATSLARLRAEQWSEMHVKRRKEEIYVLVRNLRSSAYRLALATIVLEHQKEDVKSL from the exons ATGAATGACTCCGTCCACAGCCAAG GAAATCTCGGACCGTATTTAGCAGCAACTATGGGCCCGAGTGGAAGCAACGGACAACTGGCTCCTCGGACGATACGTGTGCAGAAATTTGCTGAGGCTAGAGGCCCTGAACTTGAGAGACTTCACTCAATTGTTGCCCAGCGGCTTGGCAACAATTTCCGGTCTCAGAGAAACAAGAGGAGGAGGACCACTTCTCATGATAACCAAGCTTCGaatagaagaagaaggaagaggcaAAAGGGCTTACAATGTGACAATCCTGAACTCAAAACCCAAGAAAAGCTTCCTCGCCGCGTTAGGCGTAGGAACGAGCTCAGGATGAATCCTCAAAGCGGTTTCTCTACCTCTGGGGATGGAACGAAGAGGTTGAGAACACATGTGTGGAATGCCAAGAGGTTTACTATGACCAAGTTATGGGGGTTTCACCTTCCTCTTGGTTTGCATGGCAG AGGGAGAGGTTCAAGGGCTCTCTTGAAAAGGTGCAGGGAAGGAGTAGTTGTGCATGATGCTAGCTACCATCTTGCTGTCCAATTGGACGGTCCAGAG GATTCGTTAATATCAATCTTGAGGATGGTACTGGTTCCCTCTCCTCGCGGGCATCCTATAGATGGGCGGCCTTCTGTTCTATGTGGCTCTACATACGAAAGTGCAATG CTTCACCACGTTGGAGAACCAACAGGTCGGCCAATTTGTCCAGTTATCTGTATATGGCGACCTTTGAATGAGAAGAATTTAGAAAATGCTGAACTAGATTATTCTGATAATGGCCATACTGAACCACGGAATAGTGAGGGCTCCAAACTATTTCGCCAGCTGTGGGTGTGGATACATGCTTCAGCTTTTGGAGAAGGATATAACGCTTTGAAATCTGCATGTCAGAAGGAG ATGGATGCAAAGAGTATTTCCATCAACTGCTTTTCACTCGAGGGTCGCATTGCAAAATTAGAACTCATGGGATCAGGGGCTTTTCAACTTCTCAAAAAGATATTGCATCCCATTTCATG TGTTCCAGGAAAATCTTTTCAGTTGAAGAAGCATTCAGAAGCTGTCAGCAATGATGACAAGATGAAGGATCATTCGTCTCTTAAAGAGGAGCAATTTTCTGACTCCACAGTTCTGTCCCTAGTAGTGAAGGACCCAAGGGCATATAGGGAGGAAGGAGTTACCGATGTTAAATCGGTAACTACTACTAAAGTTGAGTTTACATCGCCTGTTCAAGTTGAAGAGCATACAATACCTTCAGATGACCATGGAGTGTCACCCCCTTCATCACTTGTATATCCTGAAATTGAAGATTTATGGGATGCTAGTAGAGGAATAAAACCACCAGTGGACGAGAGTGTCCTTTGCCAGGAGAGACATGACAAGCGTCTGGAATTTTATTGCCTTAGTGATCCAAACTGCAGGACTTCGAGTACTTTGGAAGCCTTTCAGTCTTCAACATGCCCTATTATGCTTCTGAGGAAACACAGCCAAGCACACAGCCAAGAGCACACATCACTGGG ATGGTTCATTATACTCCCCTTGAGTTGGGTCAAGGCGTTTTGGGTTCCTCTTGTTACTATGGGGGCTCATGCAATCGGATTGAGGGAGAAACGCTGGATCTCGTGTGAA GCTAGTCTTCCATATTTTCCTTCTGATTTCCCTGACTGCAGTGCGTACACTTCCTTAGTGGCAGCTGAAGCTGCTGCTTCTAGTTCAAAAGCAGATCTTCGGCCTCGTAAATTAAGACCTATGAAAATTCCCATTCCACTTCCTTGGAGTACTGTTCAAACTGCTTATGACGAAGTACCTTCTTTGGAGGGAAATTCTCAGATCCCAGCGGGGAGAGAAATATATAACATGAGGACATCTCGTGAACTtggtttatttaatgaaaGGTTTGGTGGTCATTTGCTTCTATTTCCTCATGGAGTGGGGAATGAGGGGAGCCTGCAAAAGGCTTTGATTAATGAAGTTGTACCGTGCCAAGATGGCATAATTCAATTCAAGGATGAAAAGAAGTTATATTTCCTTAGAGTCATTCTGCGCGCTTTCAGAGAAGGTGCTTTTGAAGAAGGAGCAGTTGTGTGCACTCCTCATTTCTCTGACATATCGTTGTGGTCTTCAAG GCCAGAGAACTATGGAAAAGGACTGCAAATTTCCGAATCGGCTGTGGCGTCATACTTTAAGGAGGAGTCCTCTGGCACATGGGTCCTCCAAACACCATTGGACCCGCTTGCAAGGGAATCTCACCGTCGGGGAATTGGATTTGTCACCACAGGGTTCGTCCGAGGGAG TAAGAAGCCTGCTGCTGTGGCTATCTGCGAGGCAACCTCGCTAGCTCGACTCAGAGCAGAGCAATGGAGTGAAATGCACGTGAAGCGGAggaaggaagaaatatatgtcCTGGTCCGGAACTTGAGGTCATCTGCTTATAGGCTTGCTCTCGCCACAATTGTCTTGGAACATCAGAAAGAAGATGTAAAGTCATTGTAA
- the LOC116189756 gene encoding uncharacterized protein LOC116189756 isoform X3 yields MGPSGSNGQLAPRTIRVQKFAEARGPELERLHSIVAQRLGNNFRSQRNKRRRTTSHDNQASNRRRRKRQKGLQCDNPELKTQEKLPRRVRRRNELRMNPQSGFSTSGDGTKRLRTHVWNAKRFTMTKLWGFHLPLGLHGRGRGSRALLKRCREGVVVHDASYHLAVQLDGPEDSLISILRMVLVPSPRGHPIDGRPSVLCGSTYESAMLHHVGEPTGRPICPVICIWRPLNEKNLENAELDYSDNGHTEPRNSEGSKLFRQLWVWIHASAFGEGYNALKSACQKEMDAKSISINCFSLEGRIAKLELMGSGAFQLLKKILHPISCVPGKSFQLKKHSEAVSNDDKMKDHSSLKEEQFSDSTVLSLVVKDPRAYREEGVTDVKSVTTTKVEFTSPVQVEEHTIPSDDHGVSPPSSLVYPEIEDLWDASRGIKPPVDESVLCQERHDKRLEFYCLSDPNCRTSSTLEAFQSSTCPIMLLRKHSQAHSQEHTSLGWFIILPLSWVKAFWVPLVTMGAHAIGLREKRWISCEASLPYFPSDFPDCSAYTSLVAAEAAASSSKADLRPRKLRPMKIPIPLPWSTVQTAYDEVPSLEGNSQIPAGREIYNMRTSRELGLFNERFGGHLLLFPHGVGNEGSLQKALINEVVPCQDGIIQFKDEKKLYFLRVILRAFREGAFEEGAVVCTPHFSDISLWSSRPENYGKGLQISESAVASYFKEESSGTWVLQTPLDPLARESHRRGIGFVTTGFVRGSKKPAAVAICEATSLARLRAEQWSEMHVKRRKEEIYVLVRNLRSSAYRLALATIVLEHQKEDVKSL; encoded by the exons ATGGGCCCGAGTGGAAGCAACGGACAACTGGCTCCTCGGACGATACGTGTGCAGAAATTTGCTGAGGCTAGAGGCCCTGAACTTGAGAGACTTCACTCAATTGTTGCCCAGCGGCTTGGCAACAATTTCCGGTCTCAGAGAAACAAGAGGAGGAGGACCACTTCTCATGATAACCAAGCTTCGaatagaagaagaaggaagaggcaAAAGGGCTTACAATGTGACAATCCTGAACTCAAAACCCAAGAAAAGCTTCCTCGCCGCGTTAGGCGTAGGAACGAGCTCAGGATGAATCCTCAAAGCGGTTTCTCTACCTCTGGGGATGGAACGAAGAGGTTGAGAACACATGTGTGGAATGCCAAGAGGTTTACTATGACCAAGTTATGGGGGTTTCACCTTCCTCTTGGTTTGCATGGCAG AGGGAGAGGTTCAAGGGCTCTCTTGAAAAGGTGCAGGGAAGGAGTAGTTGTGCATGATGCTAGCTACCATCTTGCTGTCCAATTGGACGGTCCAGAG GATTCGTTAATATCAATCTTGAGGATGGTACTGGTTCCCTCTCCTCGCGGGCATCCTATAGATGGGCGGCCTTCTGTTCTATGTGGCTCTACATACGAAAGTGCAATG CTTCACCACGTTGGAGAACCAACAGGTCGGCCAATTTGTCCAGTTATCTGTATATGGCGACCTTTGAATGAGAAGAATTTAGAAAATGCTGAACTAGATTATTCTGATAATGGCCATACTGAACCACGGAATAGTGAGGGCTCCAAACTATTTCGCCAGCTGTGGGTGTGGATACATGCTTCAGCTTTTGGAGAAGGATATAACGCTTTGAAATCTGCATGTCAGAAGGAG ATGGATGCAAAGAGTATTTCCATCAACTGCTTTTCACTCGAGGGTCGCATTGCAAAATTAGAACTCATGGGATCAGGGGCTTTTCAACTTCTCAAAAAGATATTGCATCCCATTTCATG TGTTCCAGGAAAATCTTTTCAGTTGAAGAAGCATTCAGAAGCTGTCAGCAATGATGACAAGATGAAGGATCATTCGTCTCTTAAAGAGGAGCAATTTTCTGACTCCACAGTTCTGTCCCTAGTAGTGAAGGACCCAAGGGCATATAGGGAGGAAGGAGTTACCGATGTTAAATCGGTAACTACTACTAAAGTTGAGTTTACATCGCCTGTTCAAGTTGAAGAGCATACAATACCTTCAGATGACCATGGAGTGTCACCCCCTTCATCACTTGTATATCCTGAAATTGAAGATTTATGGGATGCTAGTAGAGGAATAAAACCACCAGTGGACGAGAGTGTCCTTTGCCAGGAGAGACATGACAAGCGTCTGGAATTTTATTGCCTTAGTGATCCAAACTGCAGGACTTCGAGTACTTTGGAAGCCTTTCAGTCTTCAACATGCCCTATTATGCTTCTGAGGAAACACAGCCAAGCACACAGCCAAGAGCACACATCACTGGG ATGGTTCATTATACTCCCCTTGAGTTGGGTCAAGGCGTTTTGGGTTCCTCTTGTTACTATGGGGGCTCATGCAATCGGATTGAGGGAGAAACGCTGGATCTCGTGTGAA GCTAGTCTTCCATATTTTCCTTCTGATTTCCCTGACTGCAGTGCGTACACTTCCTTAGTGGCAGCTGAAGCTGCTGCTTCTAGTTCAAAAGCAGATCTTCGGCCTCGTAAATTAAGACCTATGAAAATTCCCATTCCACTTCCTTGGAGTACTGTTCAAACTGCTTATGACGAAGTACCTTCTTTGGAGGGAAATTCTCAGATCCCAGCGGGGAGAGAAATATATAACATGAGGACATCTCGTGAACTtggtttatttaatgaaaGGTTTGGTGGTCATTTGCTTCTATTTCCTCATGGAGTGGGGAATGAGGGGAGCCTGCAAAAGGCTTTGATTAATGAAGTTGTACCGTGCCAAGATGGCATAATTCAATTCAAGGATGAAAAGAAGTTATATTTCCTTAGAGTCATTCTGCGCGCTTTCAGAGAAGGTGCTTTTGAAGAAGGAGCAGTTGTGTGCACTCCTCATTTCTCTGACATATCGTTGTGGTCTTCAAG GCCAGAGAACTATGGAAAAGGACTGCAAATTTCCGAATCGGCTGTGGCGTCATACTTTAAGGAGGAGTCCTCTGGCACATGGGTCCTCCAAACACCATTGGACCCGCTTGCAAGGGAATCTCACCGTCGGGGAATTGGATTTGTCACCACAGGGTTCGTCCGAGGGAG TAAGAAGCCTGCTGCTGTGGCTATCTGCGAGGCAACCTCGCTAGCTCGACTCAGAGCAGAGCAATGGAGTGAAATGCACGTGAAGCGGAggaaggaagaaatatatgtcCTGGTCCGGAACTTGAGGTCATCTGCTTATAGGCTTGCTCTCGCCACAATTGTCTTGGAACATCAGAAAGAAGATGTAAAGTCATTGTAA
- the LOC116189756 gene encoding uncharacterized protein LOC116189756 isoform X4: MNDSVHSQEGNLGPYLAATMGPSGSNGQLAPRTIRVQKFAEARGPELERLHSIVAQRLGNNFRSQRNKRRRTTSHDNQASNRRRRKRQKGLQCDNPELKTQEKLPRRVRRRNELRMNPQSGFSTSGDGTKRLRTHVWNAKRFTMTKLWGFHLPLGLHGRGRGSRALLKRCREGVVVHDASYHLAVQLDGPEDSLISILRMVLVPSPRGHPIDGRPSVLCGSTYESAMLHHVGEPTGRPICPVICIWRPLNEKNLENAELDYSDNGHTEPRNSEGSKLFRQLWVWIHASAFGEGYNALKSACQKEMDAKSISINCFSLEGRIAKLELMGSGAFQLLKKILHPISCVPGKSFQLKKHSEAVSNDDKMKDHSSLKEEQFSDSTVLSLVVKDPRAYREEGVTDVKSVTTTKVEFTSPVQVEEHTIPSDDHGVSPPSSLVYPEIEDLWDASRGIKPPVDESVLCQERHDKRLEFYCLSDPNCRTSSTLEAFQSSTCPIMLLRKHSQAHSQEHTSLGWFIILPLSWVKAFWVPLVTMGAHAIGLREKRWISCEASLPYFPSDFPDCSAYTSLVAAEAAASSSKADLRPRKLRPMKIPIPLPWSTVQTAYDEVPSLEGNSQIPAGREIYNMRTSRELGLFNERFGGHLLLFPHGVGNEGSLQKALINEVVPCQDGIIQFKDEKKLYFLRVILRAFREGAFEEGAVVCTPHFSDISLWSSRPENYGKGLQISESAVASYFKEESSGTWVLQTPLDPLARESHRRGIGFVTTGFVRGSLKPSRPQNHHRPSQLL, from the exons ATGAATGACTCCGTCCACAGCCAAG AAGGAAATCTCGGACCGTATTTAGCAGCAACTATGGGCCCGAGTGGAAGCAACGGACAACTGGCTCCTCGGACGATACGTGTGCAGAAATTTGCTGAGGCTAGAGGCCCTGAACTTGAGAGACTTCACTCAATTGTTGCCCAGCGGCTTGGCAACAATTTCCGGTCTCAGAGAAACAAGAGGAGGAGGACCACTTCTCATGATAACCAAGCTTCGaatagaagaagaaggaagaggcaAAAGGGCTTACAATGTGACAATCCTGAACTCAAAACCCAAGAAAAGCTTCCTCGCCGCGTTAGGCGTAGGAACGAGCTCAGGATGAATCCTCAAAGCGGTTTCTCTACCTCTGGGGATGGAACGAAGAGGTTGAGAACACATGTGTGGAATGCCAAGAGGTTTACTATGACCAAGTTATGGGGGTTTCACCTTCCTCTTGGTTTGCATGGCAG AGGGAGAGGTTCAAGGGCTCTCTTGAAAAGGTGCAGGGAAGGAGTAGTTGTGCATGATGCTAGCTACCATCTTGCTGTCCAATTGGACGGTCCAGAG GATTCGTTAATATCAATCTTGAGGATGGTACTGGTTCCCTCTCCTCGCGGGCATCCTATAGATGGGCGGCCTTCTGTTCTATGTGGCTCTACATACGAAAGTGCAATG CTTCACCACGTTGGAGAACCAACAGGTCGGCCAATTTGTCCAGTTATCTGTATATGGCGACCTTTGAATGAGAAGAATTTAGAAAATGCTGAACTAGATTATTCTGATAATGGCCATACTGAACCACGGAATAGTGAGGGCTCCAAACTATTTCGCCAGCTGTGGGTGTGGATACATGCTTCAGCTTTTGGAGAAGGATATAACGCTTTGAAATCTGCATGTCAGAAGGAG ATGGATGCAAAGAGTATTTCCATCAACTGCTTTTCACTCGAGGGTCGCATTGCAAAATTAGAACTCATGGGATCAGGGGCTTTTCAACTTCTCAAAAAGATATTGCATCCCATTTCATG TGTTCCAGGAAAATCTTTTCAGTTGAAGAAGCATTCAGAAGCTGTCAGCAATGATGACAAGATGAAGGATCATTCGTCTCTTAAAGAGGAGCAATTTTCTGACTCCACAGTTCTGTCCCTAGTAGTGAAGGACCCAAGGGCATATAGGGAGGAAGGAGTTACCGATGTTAAATCGGTAACTACTACTAAAGTTGAGTTTACATCGCCTGTTCAAGTTGAAGAGCATACAATACCTTCAGATGACCATGGAGTGTCACCCCCTTCATCACTTGTATATCCTGAAATTGAAGATTTATGGGATGCTAGTAGAGGAATAAAACCACCAGTGGACGAGAGTGTCCTTTGCCAGGAGAGACATGACAAGCGTCTGGAATTTTATTGCCTTAGTGATCCAAACTGCAGGACTTCGAGTACTTTGGAAGCCTTTCAGTCTTCAACATGCCCTATTATGCTTCTGAGGAAACACAGCCAAGCACACAGCCAAGAGCACACATCACTGGG ATGGTTCATTATACTCCCCTTGAGTTGGGTCAAGGCGTTTTGGGTTCCTCTTGTTACTATGGGGGCTCATGCAATCGGATTGAGGGAGAAACGCTGGATCTCGTGTGAA GCTAGTCTTCCATATTTTCCTTCTGATTTCCCTGACTGCAGTGCGTACACTTCCTTAGTGGCAGCTGAAGCTGCTGCTTCTAGTTCAAAAGCAGATCTTCGGCCTCGTAAATTAAGACCTATGAAAATTCCCATTCCACTTCCTTGGAGTACTGTTCAAACTGCTTATGACGAAGTACCTTCTTTGGAGGGAAATTCTCAGATCCCAGCGGGGAGAGAAATATATAACATGAGGACATCTCGTGAACTtggtttatttaatgaaaGGTTTGGTGGTCATTTGCTTCTATTTCCTCATGGAGTGGGGAATGAGGGGAGCCTGCAAAAGGCTTTGATTAATGAAGTTGTACCGTGCCAAGATGGCATAATTCAATTCAAGGATGAAAAGAAGTTATATTTCCTTAGAGTCATTCTGCGCGCTTTCAGAGAAGGTGCTTTTGAAGAAGGAGCAGTTGTGTGCACTCCTCATTTCTCTGACATATCGTTGTGGTCTTCAAG GCCAGAGAACTATGGAAAAGGACTGCAAATTTCCGAATCGGCTGTGGCGTCATACTTTAAGGAGGAGTCCTCTGGCACATGGGTCCTCCAAACACCATTGGACCCGCTTGCAAGGGAATCTCACCGTCGGGGAATTGGATTTGTCACCACAGGGTTCGTCCGAGGGAG TTTAAAGCCTTCACGGCCTCAAAATCATCATCGTCCTAGCCAGCTGCTATGA